In Gossypium arboreum isolate Shixiya-1 chromosome 6, ASM2569848v2, whole genome shotgun sequence, the following are encoded in one genomic region:
- the LOC108486543 gene encoding uncharacterized protein LOC108486543 isoform X7 produces the protein MPRKVNYGLDYDDDYDDNYDEYYRYEVDENANIFDLKSSRVSSTVVGRDEAVKVSSMRSDSSNLSTEKGKHNRLDEINILKNIEVGPPAGSRTSDNCSASVPEGWLDHMDESSVAVNLRSSVKRSLSLMPKERNVMVDDSSSSRNGGEANSLTSNLENISFAAKSGHSNDANPGRANSRAQYKPEKWMLPEKAEHSLTQLNLAIVGHVDSGKSTLSGRLLHLLGRISQKEMHKYEKEAKLQGKGSFAYAWALDESAEERERGITMTVAVAYFDSKRYHVVVLDSPGHKDFVPNMITGATQADASILVIDASIGSFEAGMDGTKGQTREHAQLIRSFGVDQLIVAVNKMDAVDYSKERFDLIISQLGTFLRSCGFKDSSVSWIPLSAVENQNLVSAPSNFRLSWYHGPNLLDAIDSFQPPTREFSKPLIMPICDVIKSPSQGQVSACGKLEAGAVRSGSKVLVMPSATIATVRSLERDSQACPIGRAGDNIAVSLNGIDGNHVMAGGVLCHPDFPIAFAKHLELKVLVLDGATPILIGSQLEFHIHHAKEAARVARISSLLDSKTGKVAKKAPRCILAKQSAVVEVILQEAICVEEFSKCKVLGRVFLRTLGRTVAVGIVTRIVEQ, from the exons ATGCCTCGAAAAGTTAACTATGGACTTGATTATGATGATGATTATGATGATAACTACGACGAATATTACAGATATGAAGTAGATGAAAATG CCAATATTTTTGACTTAAAATCTTCCAGAGTTTCCTCGACTGTGGTTGGGAGGGATGAAGCTGTTAAAGTAAGTTCTATGAGATCAGATAGTTCAAATCTGTCAACAGAAAAAGGCAAGCACAATAGATTAGATGAGATTAATATTTTGAAGAATATAGAAGTTGGTCCACCAGCAGGTTCCAGAACTTCAGATAACTGTTCTGCTTCAGTGCCAGAGGGTTGGCTTGATCATATGGATGAAAGCAGTGTTGCAGTTAATCTGCGATCTAGTGTGAAAAGGTCATTGTCATTGATGCCAAAAGAAAGAAATGTTATGGTGGATGATAGCAGCTCTTCAAGGAATGGAGGTGAGGCAAATAGTCTCACCAGTAATCTGGAAAATATTTCTTTTGCTGCTAAATCCGGGCACTCCAATGATGCAAACCCTGGAAGAGCAAATTCACGTGCACAGTATAAACCTGAAAAGTGGATGCTCCCTGAAAAAGCAGAACATTCACTGACTCAACTAAATCTTGCAATT GTTGGGCATGTTGATTCTGGAAAATCGACGCTCTCTGGAAGACTGCTTCACCTTTTGGGAAGAATATCCCAAAAAGAAATGCACAAATATGAAAAGGAGGCCAAATTACAG GGAAAAGGATCCTTTGCTTATGCTTGGGCATTGGATGAAAGTGCTGAAGAAAGAGAAAGGGGAATTACTATGACTGTGGCTGTGGCTTATTTTGATTCAAAAAGATATCATGTTGTTGTCCTTGACTCCCCAGGGCACAAAGATTTTGTTCCAAACATGATAACTGGGGCAACACAAGCTGATGCTTCAATTCTTGTAATAGATGCTTCTATTGGTTCATTTGAAGCTGGTATGGATGGCACCAAGGGACAGACTAGGGAGCATGCACAACTCATCCGAAGTTTTGGCGTTGATCAACTTATAGTTGCTGTTAACAAAATGGATGCTGTAGATTATTCTAAGGAAAGGTTTGATTTGATAATATCACAGCTTGGGACATTTCTCCGTTCTTGTGGCTTTAAGGATTCCTCTGTCTCTTGGATTCCATTGAGTGCTGTTGAAAACCAGAACTTAGTGTCTGCACCTTCGAACTTTCGACTATCCTG GTATCATGGACCCAATCTGTTAGACGCGATTGATTCCTTCCAACCTCCTACTAGGGAGTTTTCAAAGCCTCTAATTATGCCTATATGTGATGTTATAAAGTCACCTTCACAGGGGCAGGTGTCTGCATGTGGCAAGTTGGAGGCTGGAGCTGTAAGAAGCGGATCAAAG GTTTTAGTTATGCCATCTGCAACTATAGCAACCGTGCGTTCCTTGGAGCGTGATTCCCAAGCTTGCCCAATTGGAAGGGCTGGAGATAATATAGCTGTCAGCCTGAATGGAATAGACGGAAACCATGTGATGGCTGGCGGTGTGTTATGTCATCCTGATTTTCCAATTGCATTTGCAAAACATTTGGAGTTGAAGGTGCTTGTTTTGGATGGTGCAACTCCAATTTTAATTGGTTCTCAG TTGGAGTTTCACATACACCATGCAAAGGAGGCTGCAAGAGTTGCAAGGATATCATCTTTACTTGATTCAAAGACTGGGAAAGTTGCGAAGAAAGCACCCCGCTGCATTCTTGCTAAGCAGAGTGCAGTTGTTGAG GTGATTTTGCAGGAAGCGATTTGCGTGGAAGAGTTTTCGAAATGCAAAGTCCTTGGAAGGGTGTTTCTTAGGACATTAGGAAGAACGGTTGCTGTGGGCATCGTGACCCGAATAGTGGAGCAGTAA
- the LOC108486543 gene encoding uncharacterized protein LOC108486543 isoform X3, whose translation MPRKVNYGLDYDDDYDDNYDEYYRYEVDENAETPSQKETIKHSVWRCSICTYDNDETMSSCDICGVLHGPLLNNSIYDKKRTANIFDLKSSRVSSTVVGRDEAVKVSSMRSDSSNLSTEKGKHNRLDEINILKNIEVGPPAGSRTSDNCSASVPEGWLDHMDESSVAVNLRSSVKRSLSLMPKERNVMVDDSSSSRNGGEANSLTSNLENISFAAKSGHSNDANPGRANSRAQYKPEKWMLPEKAEHSLTQLNLAIVGHVDSGKSTLSGRLLHLLGRISQKEMHKYEKEAKLQGKGSFAYAWALDESAEERERGITMTVAVAYFDSKRYHVVVLDSPGHKDFVPNMITGATQADASILVIDASIGSFEAGMDGTKGQTREHAQLIRSFGVDQLIVAVNKMDAVDYSKERFDLIISQLGTFLRSCGFKDSSVSWIPLSAVENQNLVSAPSNFRLSWYHGPNLLDAIDSFQPPTREFSKPLIMPICDVIKSPSQGQVSACGKLEAGAVRSGSKVLVMPSATIATVRSLERDSQACPIGRAGDNIAVSLNGIDGNHVMAGGVLCHPDFPIAFAKHLELKVLVLDGATPILIGSQLEFHIHHAKEAARVARISSLLDSKTGKVAKKAPRCILAKQSAVVEVILQEAICVEEFSKCKVLGRVFLRTLGRTVAVGIVTRIVEQ comes from the exons ATGCCTCGAAAAGTTAACTATGGACTTGATTATGATGATGATTATGATGATAACTACGACGAATATTACAGATATGAAGTAGATGAAAATG CAGAAACACCTTCCCAAAAAGAAACAATCAAACACAGTGTGTGGCGTTGCTCCATTTGTACATATGATAATGATGAAACCATGTCATCATGTGATATTTGTGGGGTTCTTCATGGTCCTTTACTCAATAACTCCATCTATGATAAGAAGAGAACAG CCAATATTTTTGACTTAAAATCTTCCAGAGTTTCCTCGACTGTGGTTGGGAGGGATGAAGCTGTTAAAGTAAGTTCTATGAGATCAGATAGTTCAAATCTGTCAACAGAAAAAGGCAAGCACAATAGATTAGATGAGATTAATATTTTGAAGAATATAGAAGTTGGTCCACCAGCAGGTTCCAGAACTTCAGATAACTGTTCTGCTTCAGTGCCAGAGGGTTGGCTTGATCATATGGATGAAAGCAGTGTTGCAGTTAATCTGCGATCTAGTGTGAAAAGGTCATTGTCATTGATGCCAAAAGAAAGAAATGTTATGGTGGATGATAGCAGCTCTTCAAGGAATGGAGGTGAGGCAAATAGTCTCACCAGTAATCTGGAAAATATTTCTTTTGCTGCTAAATCCGGGCACTCCAATGATGCAAACCCTGGAAGAGCAAATTCACGTGCACAGTATAAACCTGAAAAGTGGATGCTCCCTGAAAAAGCAGAACATTCACTGACTCAACTAAATCTTGCAATT GTTGGGCATGTTGATTCTGGAAAATCGACGCTCTCTGGAAGACTGCTTCACCTTTTGGGAAGAATATCCCAAAAAGAAATGCACAAATATGAAAAGGAGGCCAAATTACAG GGAAAAGGATCCTTTGCTTATGCTTGGGCATTGGATGAAAGTGCTGAAGAAAGAGAAAGGGGAATTACTATGACTGTGGCTGTGGCTTATTTTGATTCAAAAAGATATCATGTTGTTGTCCTTGACTCCCCAGGGCACAAAGATTTTGTTCCAAACATGATAACTGGGGCAACACAAGCTGATGCTTCAATTCTTGTAATAGATGCTTCTATTGGTTCATTTGAAGCTGGTATGGATGGCACCAAGGGACAGACTAGGGAGCATGCACAACTCATCCGAAGTTTTGGCGTTGATCAACTTATAGTTGCTGTTAACAAAATGGATGCTGTAGATTATTCTAAGGAAAGGTTTGATTTGATAATATCACAGCTTGGGACATTTCTCCGTTCTTGTGGCTTTAAGGATTCCTCTGTCTCTTGGATTCCATTGAGTGCTGTTGAAAACCAGAACTTAGTGTCTGCACCTTCGAACTTTCGACTATCCTG GTATCATGGACCCAATCTGTTAGACGCGATTGATTCCTTCCAACCTCCTACTAGGGAGTTTTCAAAGCCTCTAATTATGCCTATATGTGATGTTATAAAGTCACCTTCACAGGGGCAGGTGTCTGCATGTGGCAAGTTGGAGGCTGGAGCTGTAAGAAGCGGATCAAAG GTTTTAGTTATGCCATCTGCAACTATAGCAACCGTGCGTTCCTTGGAGCGTGATTCCCAAGCTTGCCCAATTGGAAGGGCTGGAGATAATATAGCTGTCAGCCTGAATGGAATAGACGGAAACCATGTGATGGCTGGCGGTGTGTTATGTCATCCTGATTTTCCAATTGCATTTGCAAAACATTTGGAGTTGAAGGTGCTTGTTTTGGATGGTGCAACTCCAATTTTAATTGGTTCTCAG TTGGAGTTTCACATACACCATGCAAAGGAGGCTGCAAGAGTTGCAAGGATATCATCTTTACTTGATTCAAAGACTGGGAAAGTTGCGAAGAAAGCACCCCGCTGCATTCTTGCTAAGCAGAGTGCAGTTGTTGAG GTGATTTTGCAGGAAGCGATTTGCGTGGAAGAGTTTTCGAAATGCAAAGTCCTTGGAAGGGTGTTTCTTAGGACATTAGGAAGAACGGTTGCTGTGGGCATCGTGACCCGAATAGTGGAGCAGTAA
- the LOC108486543 gene encoding uncharacterized protein LOC108486543 isoform X2: MRRERNKKRHSPSSSSSPSASLRKLFKSEVVGAKRARTMPRKVNYGLDYDDDYDDNYDEYYRYEVDENETPSQKETIKHSVWRCSICTYDNDETMSSCDICGVLHGPLLNNSIYDKKRTANIFDLKSSRVSSTVVGRDEAVKVSSMRSDSSNLSTEKGKHNRLDEINILKNIEVGPPAGSRTSDNCSASVPEGWLDHMDESSVAVNLRSSVKRSLSLMPKERNVMVDDSSSSRNGGEANSLTSNLENISFAAKSGHSNDANPGRANSRAQYKPEKWMLPEKAEHSLTQLNLAIVGHVDSGKSTLSGRLLHLLGRISQKEMHKYEKEAKLQGKGSFAYAWALDESAEERERGITMTVAVAYFDSKRYHVVVLDSPGHKDFVPNMITGATQADASILVIDASIGSFEAGMDGTKGQTREHAQLIRSFGVDQLIVAVNKMDAVDYSKERFDLIISQLGTFLRSCGFKDSSVSWIPLSAVENQNLVSAPSNFRLSWYHGPNLLDAIDSFQPPTREFSKPLIMPICDVIKSPSQGQVSACGKLEAGAVRSGSKVLVMPSATIATVRSLERDSQACPIGRAGDNIAVSLNGIDGNHVMAGGVLCHPDFPIAFAKHLELKVLVLDGATPILIGSQLEFHIHHAKEAARVARISSLLDSKTGKVAKKAPRCILAKQSAVVEVILQEAICVEEFSKCKVLGRVFLRTLGRTVAVGIVTRIVEQ, from the exons ATGAGAAGAGAAAGGAACAAAAAGAGGCATTCTCCATCTTCATCATCCTCACCCTCGGCCTCACTCAG GAAGCTTTTCAAATCTGAAGTAGTTGGGGCAAAAC GTGCTAGAACTATGCCTCGAAAAGTTAACTATGGACTTGATTATGATGATGATTATGATGATAACTACGACGAATATTACAGATATGAAGTAGATGAAAATG AAACACCTTCCCAAAAAGAAACAATCAAACACAGTGTGTGGCGTTGCTCCATTTGTACATATGATAATGATGAAACCATGTCATCATGTGATATTTGTGGGGTTCTTCATGGTCCTTTACTCAATAACTCCATCTATGATAAGAAGAGAACAG CCAATATTTTTGACTTAAAATCTTCCAGAGTTTCCTCGACTGTGGTTGGGAGGGATGAAGCTGTTAAAGTAAGTTCTATGAGATCAGATAGTTCAAATCTGTCAACAGAAAAAGGCAAGCACAATAGATTAGATGAGATTAATATTTTGAAGAATATAGAAGTTGGTCCACCAGCAGGTTCCAGAACTTCAGATAACTGTTCTGCTTCAGTGCCAGAGGGTTGGCTTGATCATATGGATGAAAGCAGTGTTGCAGTTAATCTGCGATCTAGTGTGAAAAGGTCATTGTCATTGATGCCAAAAGAAAGAAATGTTATGGTGGATGATAGCAGCTCTTCAAGGAATGGAGGTGAGGCAAATAGTCTCACCAGTAATCTGGAAAATATTTCTTTTGCTGCTAAATCCGGGCACTCCAATGATGCAAACCCTGGAAGAGCAAATTCACGTGCACAGTATAAACCTGAAAAGTGGATGCTCCCTGAAAAAGCAGAACATTCACTGACTCAACTAAATCTTGCAATT GTTGGGCATGTTGATTCTGGAAAATCGACGCTCTCTGGAAGACTGCTTCACCTTTTGGGAAGAATATCCCAAAAAGAAATGCACAAATATGAAAAGGAGGCCAAATTACAG GGAAAAGGATCCTTTGCTTATGCTTGGGCATTGGATGAAAGTGCTGAAGAAAGAGAAAGGGGAATTACTATGACTGTGGCTGTGGCTTATTTTGATTCAAAAAGATATCATGTTGTTGTCCTTGACTCCCCAGGGCACAAAGATTTTGTTCCAAACATGATAACTGGGGCAACACAAGCTGATGCTTCAATTCTTGTAATAGATGCTTCTATTGGTTCATTTGAAGCTGGTATGGATGGCACCAAGGGACAGACTAGGGAGCATGCACAACTCATCCGAAGTTTTGGCGTTGATCAACTTATAGTTGCTGTTAACAAAATGGATGCTGTAGATTATTCTAAGGAAAGGTTTGATTTGATAATATCACAGCTTGGGACATTTCTCCGTTCTTGTGGCTTTAAGGATTCCTCTGTCTCTTGGATTCCATTGAGTGCTGTTGAAAACCAGAACTTAGTGTCTGCACCTTCGAACTTTCGACTATCCTG GTATCATGGACCCAATCTGTTAGACGCGATTGATTCCTTCCAACCTCCTACTAGGGAGTTTTCAAAGCCTCTAATTATGCCTATATGTGATGTTATAAAGTCACCTTCACAGGGGCAGGTGTCTGCATGTGGCAAGTTGGAGGCTGGAGCTGTAAGAAGCGGATCAAAG GTTTTAGTTATGCCATCTGCAACTATAGCAACCGTGCGTTCCTTGGAGCGTGATTCCCAAGCTTGCCCAATTGGAAGGGCTGGAGATAATATAGCTGTCAGCCTGAATGGAATAGACGGAAACCATGTGATGGCTGGCGGTGTGTTATGTCATCCTGATTTTCCAATTGCATTTGCAAAACATTTGGAGTTGAAGGTGCTTGTTTTGGATGGTGCAACTCCAATTTTAATTGGTTCTCAG TTGGAGTTTCACATACACCATGCAAAGGAGGCTGCAAGAGTTGCAAGGATATCATCTTTACTTGATTCAAAGACTGGGAAAGTTGCGAAGAAAGCACCCCGCTGCATTCTTGCTAAGCAGAGTGCAGTTGTTGAG GTGATTTTGCAGGAAGCGATTTGCGTGGAAGAGTTTTCGAAATGCAAAGTCCTTGGAAGGGTGTTTCTTAGGACATTAGGAAGAACGGTTGCTGTGGGCATCGTGACCCGAATAGTGGAGCAGTAA
- the LOC108486543 gene encoding uncharacterized protein LOC108486543 isoform X6, with the protein MRRERNKKRHSPSSSSSPSASLRKLFKSEVVGAKRARTMPRKVNYGLDYDDDYDDNYDEYYRYEVDENANIFDLKSSRVSSTVVGRDEAVKVSSMRSDSSNLSTEKGKHNRLDEINILKNIEVGPPAGSRTSDNCSASVPEGWLDHMDESSVAVNLRSSVKRSLSLMPKERNVMVDDSSSSRNGGEANSLTSNLENISFAAKSGHSNDANPGRANSRAQYKPEKWMLPEKAEHSLTQLNLAIVGHVDSGKSTLSGRLLHLLGRISQKEMHKYEKEAKLQGKGSFAYAWALDESAEERERGITMTVAVAYFDSKRYHVVVLDSPGHKDFVPNMITGATQADASILVIDASIGSFEAGMDGTKGQTREHAQLIRSFGVDQLIVAVNKMDAVDYSKERFDLIISQLGTFLRSCGFKDSSVSWIPLSAVENQNLVSAPSNFRLSWYHGPNLLDAIDSFQPPTREFSKPLIMPICDVIKSPSQGQVSACGKLEAGAVRSGSKVLVMPSATIATVRSLERDSQACPIGRAGDNIAVSLNGIDGNHVMAGGVLCHPDFPIAFAKHLELKVLVLDGATPILIGSQLEFHIHHAKEAARVARISSLLDSKTGKVAKKAPRCILAKQSAVVEVILQEAICVEEFSKCKVLGRVFLRTLGRTVAVGIVTRIVEQ; encoded by the exons ATGAGAAGAGAAAGGAACAAAAAGAGGCATTCTCCATCTTCATCATCCTCACCCTCGGCCTCACTCAG GAAGCTTTTCAAATCTGAAGTAGTTGGGGCAAAAC GTGCTAGAACTATGCCTCGAAAAGTTAACTATGGACTTGATTATGATGATGATTATGATGATAACTACGACGAATATTACAGATATGAAGTAGATGAAAATG CCAATATTTTTGACTTAAAATCTTCCAGAGTTTCCTCGACTGTGGTTGGGAGGGATGAAGCTGTTAAAGTAAGTTCTATGAGATCAGATAGTTCAAATCTGTCAACAGAAAAAGGCAAGCACAATAGATTAGATGAGATTAATATTTTGAAGAATATAGAAGTTGGTCCACCAGCAGGTTCCAGAACTTCAGATAACTGTTCTGCTTCAGTGCCAGAGGGTTGGCTTGATCATATGGATGAAAGCAGTGTTGCAGTTAATCTGCGATCTAGTGTGAAAAGGTCATTGTCATTGATGCCAAAAGAAAGAAATGTTATGGTGGATGATAGCAGCTCTTCAAGGAATGGAGGTGAGGCAAATAGTCTCACCAGTAATCTGGAAAATATTTCTTTTGCTGCTAAATCCGGGCACTCCAATGATGCAAACCCTGGAAGAGCAAATTCACGTGCACAGTATAAACCTGAAAAGTGGATGCTCCCTGAAAAAGCAGAACATTCACTGACTCAACTAAATCTTGCAATT GTTGGGCATGTTGATTCTGGAAAATCGACGCTCTCTGGAAGACTGCTTCACCTTTTGGGAAGAATATCCCAAAAAGAAATGCACAAATATGAAAAGGAGGCCAAATTACAG GGAAAAGGATCCTTTGCTTATGCTTGGGCATTGGATGAAAGTGCTGAAGAAAGAGAAAGGGGAATTACTATGACTGTGGCTGTGGCTTATTTTGATTCAAAAAGATATCATGTTGTTGTCCTTGACTCCCCAGGGCACAAAGATTTTGTTCCAAACATGATAACTGGGGCAACACAAGCTGATGCTTCAATTCTTGTAATAGATGCTTCTATTGGTTCATTTGAAGCTGGTATGGATGGCACCAAGGGACAGACTAGGGAGCATGCACAACTCATCCGAAGTTTTGGCGTTGATCAACTTATAGTTGCTGTTAACAAAATGGATGCTGTAGATTATTCTAAGGAAAGGTTTGATTTGATAATATCACAGCTTGGGACATTTCTCCGTTCTTGTGGCTTTAAGGATTCCTCTGTCTCTTGGATTCCATTGAGTGCTGTTGAAAACCAGAACTTAGTGTCTGCACCTTCGAACTTTCGACTATCCTG GTATCATGGACCCAATCTGTTAGACGCGATTGATTCCTTCCAACCTCCTACTAGGGAGTTTTCAAAGCCTCTAATTATGCCTATATGTGATGTTATAAAGTCACCTTCACAGGGGCAGGTGTCTGCATGTGGCAAGTTGGAGGCTGGAGCTGTAAGAAGCGGATCAAAG GTTTTAGTTATGCCATCTGCAACTATAGCAACCGTGCGTTCCTTGGAGCGTGATTCCCAAGCTTGCCCAATTGGAAGGGCTGGAGATAATATAGCTGTCAGCCTGAATGGAATAGACGGAAACCATGTGATGGCTGGCGGTGTGTTATGTCATCCTGATTTTCCAATTGCATTTGCAAAACATTTGGAGTTGAAGGTGCTTGTTTTGGATGGTGCAACTCCAATTTTAATTGGTTCTCAG TTGGAGTTTCACATACACCATGCAAAGGAGGCTGCAAGAGTTGCAAGGATATCATCTTTACTTGATTCAAAGACTGGGAAAGTTGCGAAGAAAGCACCCCGCTGCATTCTTGCTAAGCAGAGTGCAGTTGTTGAG GTGATTTTGCAGGAAGCGATTTGCGTGGAAGAGTTTTCGAAATGCAAAGTCCTTGGAAGGGTGTTTCTTAGGACATTAGGAAGAACGGTTGCTGTGGGCATCGTGACCCGAATAGTGGAGCAGTAA
- the LOC108486543 gene encoding uncharacterized protein LOC108486543 isoform X1, whose product MRRERNKKRHSPSSSSSPSASLRKLFKSEVVGAKRARTMPRKVNYGLDYDDDYDDNYDEYYRYEVDENAETPSQKETIKHSVWRCSICTYDNDETMSSCDICGVLHGPLLNNSIYDKKRTANIFDLKSSRVSSTVVGRDEAVKVSSMRSDSSNLSTEKGKHNRLDEINILKNIEVGPPAGSRTSDNCSASVPEGWLDHMDESSVAVNLRSSVKRSLSLMPKERNVMVDDSSSSRNGGEANSLTSNLENISFAAKSGHSNDANPGRANSRAQYKPEKWMLPEKAEHSLTQLNLAIVGHVDSGKSTLSGRLLHLLGRISQKEMHKYEKEAKLQGKGSFAYAWALDESAEERERGITMTVAVAYFDSKRYHVVVLDSPGHKDFVPNMITGATQADASILVIDASIGSFEAGMDGTKGQTREHAQLIRSFGVDQLIVAVNKMDAVDYSKERFDLIISQLGTFLRSCGFKDSSVSWIPLSAVENQNLVSAPSNFRLSWYHGPNLLDAIDSFQPPTREFSKPLIMPICDVIKSPSQGQVSACGKLEAGAVRSGSKVLVMPSATIATVRSLERDSQACPIGRAGDNIAVSLNGIDGNHVMAGGVLCHPDFPIAFAKHLELKVLVLDGATPILIGSQLEFHIHHAKEAARVARISSLLDSKTGKVAKKAPRCILAKQSAVVEVILQEAICVEEFSKCKVLGRVFLRTLGRTVAVGIVTRIVEQ is encoded by the exons ATGAGAAGAGAAAGGAACAAAAAGAGGCATTCTCCATCTTCATCATCCTCACCCTCGGCCTCACTCAG GAAGCTTTTCAAATCTGAAGTAGTTGGGGCAAAAC GTGCTAGAACTATGCCTCGAAAAGTTAACTATGGACTTGATTATGATGATGATTATGATGATAACTACGACGAATATTACAGATATGAAGTAGATGAAAATG CAGAAACACCTTCCCAAAAAGAAACAATCAAACACAGTGTGTGGCGTTGCTCCATTTGTACATATGATAATGATGAAACCATGTCATCATGTGATATTTGTGGGGTTCTTCATGGTCCTTTACTCAATAACTCCATCTATGATAAGAAGAGAACAG CCAATATTTTTGACTTAAAATCTTCCAGAGTTTCCTCGACTGTGGTTGGGAGGGATGAAGCTGTTAAAGTAAGTTCTATGAGATCAGATAGTTCAAATCTGTCAACAGAAAAAGGCAAGCACAATAGATTAGATGAGATTAATATTTTGAAGAATATAGAAGTTGGTCCACCAGCAGGTTCCAGAACTTCAGATAACTGTTCTGCTTCAGTGCCAGAGGGTTGGCTTGATCATATGGATGAAAGCAGTGTTGCAGTTAATCTGCGATCTAGTGTGAAAAGGTCATTGTCATTGATGCCAAAAGAAAGAAATGTTATGGTGGATGATAGCAGCTCTTCAAGGAATGGAGGTGAGGCAAATAGTCTCACCAGTAATCTGGAAAATATTTCTTTTGCTGCTAAATCCGGGCACTCCAATGATGCAAACCCTGGAAGAGCAAATTCACGTGCACAGTATAAACCTGAAAAGTGGATGCTCCCTGAAAAAGCAGAACATTCACTGACTCAACTAAATCTTGCAATT GTTGGGCATGTTGATTCTGGAAAATCGACGCTCTCTGGAAGACTGCTTCACCTTTTGGGAAGAATATCCCAAAAAGAAATGCACAAATATGAAAAGGAGGCCAAATTACAG GGAAAAGGATCCTTTGCTTATGCTTGGGCATTGGATGAAAGTGCTGAAGAAAGAGAAAGGGGAATTACTATGACTGTGGCTGTGGCTTATTTTGATTCAAAAAGATATCATGTTGTTGTCCTTGACTCCCCAGGGCACAAAGATTTTGTTCCAAACATGATAACTGGGGCAACACAAGCTGATGCTTCAATTCTTGTAATAGATGCTTCTATTGGTTCATTTGAAGCTGGTATGGATGGCACCAAGGGACAGACTAGGGAGCATGCACAACTCATCCGAAGTTTTGGCGTTGATCAACTTATAGTTGCTGTTAACAAAATGGATGCTGTAGATTATTCTAAGGAAAGGTTTGATTTGATAATATCACAGCTTGGGACATTTCTCCGTTCTTGTGGCTTTAAGGATTCCTCTGTCTCTTGGATTCCATTGAGTGCTGTTGAAAACCAGAACTTAGTGTCTGCACCTTCGAACTTTCGACTATCCTG GTATCATGGACCCAATCTGTTAGACGCGATTGATTCCTTCCAACCTCCTACTAGGGAGTTTTCAAAGCCTCTAATTATGCCTATATGTGATGTTATAAAGTCACCTTCACAGGGGCAGGTGTCTGCATGTGGCAAGTTGGAGGCTGGAGCTGTAAGAAGCGGATCAAAG GTTTTAGTTATGCCATCTGCAACTATAGCAACCGTGCGTTCCTTGGAGCGTGATTCCCAAGCTTGCCCAATTGGAAGGGCTGGAGATAATATAGCTGTCAGCCTGAATGGAATAGACGGAAACCATGTGATGGCTGGCGGTGTGTTATGTCATCCTGATTTTCCAATTGCATTTGCAAAACATTTGGAGTTGAAGGTGCTTGTTTTGGATGGTGCAACTCCAATTTTAATTGGTTCTCAG TTGGAGTTTCACATACACCATGCAAAGGAGGCTGCAAGAGTTGCAAGGATATCATCTTTACTTGATTCAAAGACTGGGAAAGTTGCGAAGAAAGCACCCCGCTGCATTCTTGCTAAGCAGAGTGCAGTTGTTGAG GTGATTTTGCAGGAAGCGATTTGCGTGGAAGAGTTTTCGAAATGCAAAGTCCTTGGAAGGGTGTTTCTTAGGACATTAGGAAGAACGGTTGCTGTGGGCATCGTGACCCGAATAGTGGAGCAGTAA